Proteins encoded within one genomic window of uncultured Sphingopyxis sp.:
- a CDS encoding DUF962 domain-containing protein encodes MPRLYTSFAEFWPFYLREHSKASTRALHYVGTSLVVLIAVATVVSGRWGWLAALPVAGYFFAWIAHFGVEKNRPATFSYPLWSLAADFRMWAMWLGGRLGPELDRAGVSRENRSD; translated from the coding sequence ATGCCGCGGCTCTACACCAGTTTCGCCGAATTCTGGCCCTTTTACCTGCGCGAGCACAGCAAGGCGTCGACACGCGCGCTGCACTATGTCGGGACGAGCCTCGTCGTGCTGATCGCGGTCGCGACGGTGGTCAGCGGCCGTTGGGGCTGGCTCGCCGCGCTGCCGGTCGCGGGCTATTTCTTCGCCTGGATCGCGCATTTCGGGGTCGAGAAGAATCGCCCCGCGACCTTCAGCTATCCACTGTGGAGCCTCGCCGCCGACTTCAGGATGTGGGCGATGTGGCTCGGCGGGCGGCTGGGCCCCGAACTCGACCGCGCAGGCGTGTCGCGGGAAAATCGATCAGACTGA
- a CDS encoding biopolymer transporter ExbD, which produces MSMAVGDRDENEPMMDMNTTPLIDVMLVLLIMFIITIPVQTHAVKIDLPVPTDSQSNVDPEKNKVMIDPAGTITWNGTPVDLAQLAQYLEQTKALPVEPELQVQPDPYARYIVVDNVMAVIKRSGVGKLGFVGNEQYARVF; this is translated from the coding sequence ATGTCCATGGCAGTTGGAGATCGGGACGAAAACGAACCGATGATGGACATGAACACGACGCCGCTCATCGACGTCATGCTCGTGCTCCTCATCATGTTCATCATCACCATCCCGGTCCAGACCCACGCGGTGAAGATCGATCTGCCGGTCCCGACCGATAGCCAGAGCAATGTCGACCCCGAGAAGAACAAGGTGATGATCGACCCCGCGGGGACGATCACCTGGAACGGAACGCCGGTCGACCTCGCGCAGCTGGCGCAATATCTGGAACAGACCAAGGCGCTGCCGGTCGAACCCGAACTGCAGGTCCAGCCCGACCCCTATGCGCGCTATATCGTCGTCGACAATGTCATGGCGGTGATCAAGCGCAGCGGCGTCGGCAAGCTCGGCTTCGTCGGCAACGAACAATATGCCCGCGTCTTCTGA
- a CDS encoding DUF2061 domain-containing protein — protein sequence MPADLIKTFTYLTIHLTIGFSVAYVMTGSAALAGGIAIIEPCINAVAFFFHEKAWKRVGAGPKLLAA from the coding sequence ATGCCCGCCGACCTGATCAAGACGTTCACCTATCTCACCATCCACCTGACGATCGGGTTCAGCGTCGCTTATGTGATGACCGGATCGGCCGCGCTCGCGGGCGGGATCGCGATCATCGAGCCGTGCATCAATGCCGTCGCCTTCTTCTTTCACGAAAAAGCATGGAAGCGGGTGGGTGCGGGGCCTAAGCTGCTCGCCGCCTGA